A genomic region of Bombus pyrosoma isolate SC7728 linkage group LG6, ASM1482585v1, whole genome shotgun sequence contains the following coding sequences:
- the LOC122568049 gene encoding transmembrane protein 68 — MFSIIFNLQKILEDTIVEYIDVDFTLWLWLLMPLLLTFLLPLLIGILLYLTALILYIYKLHRVRLRNAYETDWRNAARNVVAAVWDAHGWIWYGYEVVGLQNIPQNEPVLFVYYHGAIPVDLYYFISKILLLNSKLIHTVADRFLFKCPGWSIISDVLKVIPGTIQTCSTILKEGNMLAISPGGVYEAQFGDSYYQLMWKKRVGFAKVALDAKVCIIPLFTKNIREAFRTISWGRRMWLRIYAATRFPFVPIYGGFPVKLTTYVGKPILYDGNLTPEELQMKVADALNNLINQHQRIPGSISLALLERIYVAGKEES; from the exons ATGTTTTCCATAATATTTAACCTACagaaaattttagaagatACTATag ttGAATATATCGACGTGGACTTTACATTATGGTTATGGCTTTTGATGCCACTTCTGTTAACATTTTTACTTCCACTTCTGATTgggatattattatatttaactgcattaatattgtatatatataagttaCACAG agTTAGATTAAGAAATGCATATGAAACAGACTGGAGAAATGCTGCACGCAATGTAGTAGCTGCAGTTTGGGATGCTCATGGCTGGATTTGGTATG gaTATGAAGTAGTTGGACTTCAAAATATACCACAAAATGAACCAGTACTTTTTGTATACTATCATGGAGCTATACCTGTAGAcctttattactttatatctaaaatattacttttaaattctaaGTTAATTCACACAGTAGCAGAtagatttcttttcaaatgCCCTGGGTGGTCTATAATTTCTGATGTATTAAAAGTAATACCTGGTACAATCCAAACATGTTCTACTATTTTGAAAGAAGGTAATATGCTTGCAATCTCACCTGGTGGTGTATATGAAGCTCAGTTTGGAGATTCTTATTACCAATTAATGTGGAAAAAGCGAGTGGGTTTTGCAAAGGTTGCATTGGATGCTAAAGtg tGCATAATACCTTTATTTACGAAGAATATTAGAGAAGCATTTAGAACGATAAGTTGGGGTAGGAGAATGTGGTTGAGAATATATGCTGCCACCAGATTTCCTTTTGTACCTATCTATGGTGGTTTTCCTGTAAAGTTGACAACATATGTTGGTAAACCAATTCTGTATGATGGGAATCTAACACCAGAAGAGTTACAAATGAAG GTTGCTGATGCACtcaacaatttaataaatcaacatCAAAGAATACCAGGAAGTATATCATTAGCTTTGTTAGAAAGAATATATGTTGCAGGGAAAGAAGAATCATAA